A window of Xyrauchen texanus isolate HMW12.3.18 chromosome 10, RBS_HiC_50CHRs, whole genome shotgun sequence contains these coding sequences:
- the LOC127650199 gene encoding endonuclease domain-containing 1 protein-like — translation MQLFISVLLVLGFQISLSEVVNFSECSEFFHKGKPPVITGILENSRSKDSYKTICQKYNNKYRFATLYETTNRSPVFSAYKYTKREEFTRPANEWMVEPQLEPSDGEMSLPYVNQATTEDYWGDNYKLNHGHLFPCCHAMDEDTAKSTFTLTNIVPQSVSFNKGSWNHMERKTRDDMDKYCRDRKDSNRVLAHVLTGAVPGNNKLNKRVNVPSHMWMAFCCYNSSKTSLVSQAYWAQNKEENFDGKTIDEKSLQELQEFLRTQWKKNVLLFDNNCSV, via the exons ATGCAGCTCTTTATCTCTGTGCTGTTGGTGTTGGGCTTTCAAATCAGCTTATCTGAAGTTGTAAATTTCAGTGAATGTAGCGAGTTTTTCCATAAAGGAAAGCCTCCGGTGATTACTGGCATCCTGGAGAATTCACGCTCCAAGGATAGTTACAAAACGATCTGTCAAAAATATAACAACAAGTACAGATTTGCGACACTCTACGAAACAACAAACAGGTCCCCTGTTTTCTCAGCTTACAAATACACAAAGAGAGAAGAATTCACAAGACCAGCGAATGAATGGATGGTTGAGCCTCAG CTCGAACCTTCTGATGGTGAGATGAGTTTGCCATACGTGAATCAGGCAACCACTGAAGACTACTGGGGTGACAATTATAAGCTGAATCATGGTCACTTGTTTCCCTGCTGTCATGCAATGGATGAAGACACTGCTAAATCTACATTCACGCTGACCAACATTGTACCACAGAGTGTAAGCTTTAATAAAGGCAGTTGGAATCACATGGAAAGAAAGACTAGAGATGACATGGATAAATACTGCCGTGACAGAAAGGACAGTAATAGAGTCTTGGCTCATGTCCTGACAGGAGCTGTACCTGGCAACAATAAACTGAATAAGAGAGTGAACGTTCCCTCACACATGTGGATGGCATTTTGCTGCTATAACAGTTCAAAAACATCATTGGTTTCCCAGGCTTATTGGGCccaaaataaagaagaaaacttTGATGGCAAAACTATCGATGAAAAGAGCCTGCAGGAATTACAGGAATTTCTCAGAACGCAATGGAAAAAAAACGTATTGCTGTTTGACAACAATTGTTCTGTTTAA
- the LOC127650812 gene encoding uncharacterized protein K02A2.6-like, with amino-acid sequence MVSDCKIQVMLDSGATVNIIDETTYHRLRHKPSLTKCTVPIFPYGSSTPLPTLGEFTSLVESKSRFTNATFQVLQGSNGSLLGYDTVSKLGLIKVANTLHTAPEQPVQSLQPMTISNQTEMNAIDDLLTEYGDLFCGMGKLKDFQVKLHIKKDVPPVTQPHRRVLFHIRKRIEAELQRLEELDIIEKVDGPTPWVSPIVPVPKPKDPEAVRICVDMRIPNQAIERERHLTPTVDDIIQALNGARFFSKLDLNCGYHQLELEPSSRYITTFSTHVGLRRYKRLSFAVSSAAEVFQNAIQQALDGIPGVINLSDDILVFGRTKASHDQALRTTFQRLKEKNLTLNKAKCFYAQNTLDFFGYTFSDGGFSPDPKKVQALHDAAAPTNASEVRSLLSMANYSARFIKDFATITQPLRELTKKHVHWTWTEKHQKCLDKMKQSLTSDAVMTYTDPYKLTELVVDASPVVLGAVLAQRMGPHEPARVISYASRALSLIEQKYSQTEHEALAIVWGCEHFHMYLYGAPFTLVSDHKPLEWIFNNPKSKPPARIERWCLRLQPYNYTVRYKSGKDNPANYMSRHPTHVSHGFQEVSNIEQQVEEYVNFLTANAVPKAMTLTEIQNATTADPTLCKFIQLIKGGSWEWFEKQDFADGVDVAAIKSFHKIKDELTVTATDDTVLHGTKIVIPLSLQVRAISLAHEGHQGLVKTKKLIREKVWFPGIDRQVEIMIAECIPCQAVVPNHIQEPLCMSELPSSPWEIVVVDFCGPFPSGDYLLVVIDEYSRYPEVEILQSTSARATIPKLDKIFSTLGIPLEVKTDNGPPFQSSEFADFATYLGFRHRKITPLWPQANAEAERFMRTLEKAICATHVEGRPWKQTLYAFLRNYHATPHCSTGMAPADVLFGRPLRINLPGSPLSFQSLTDVPLRQVDALAKNFMKQNADWMRRAAPVALRVGDVVLCRQKKEGKLCPTYNSQPYKVIAAEGSMVTDKRNNHVITRNSSHFKTLPENANHFSHSCGLKVMSGGRDAMNWTETLPEQTPEDLAPDPPGSQSPVLRYPVKMNRGPHHNSLRT; translated from the coding sequence ATGGTTAGTGACTGTAAGATACAAGTGATGCTTGATTCCGGGGCAACTGTAAATATCATTGATGAAACAACTTATCATAGACTGAGACATAAGCCCTCACTCACTAAATGCACAGTTCCCATCTTTCCGTATGGTTCAAGCACCCCACTGCCTACCCTGGGAGAATTCACCTCACTGGTGGAATCCAAATCACGATTCACAAACGCAACCTTCCAAGTACTGCAAGGCAGTAACGGCAGTTTACTTGGCTATGACACTGTCAGTAAATTGGGACTAATCAAAGTTGCTAACACACTCCACACAGCTCCAGAACAGCCAGTGCAGTCACTACAGCCTATGACAATCTCAAACCAGACAGAGATGAATGCAATAGATGATCTCCTCACTGAGTATGGTGACCTCTTCTGTGGGATGGGAAAATTAAAAGACTTTCAAGTCAAGCTGCACATAAAGAAAGACGTTCCTCCAGTCACACAACCTCACAGAAGAGTACTGTTCCATATCAGGAAGCGAATTGAAGCTGAATTACAACGTTTAGAGGAACTTGACATCATTGAAAAAGTGGATGGGCCCACTCCATGGGTTTCTCCAATTGTTCCTGTTCCAAAGCCAAAAGACCCAGAAGCAGTGCGCATTTGTGTGGACATGAGGATACCAAATCAAGCCATCGAGCGAGAACGACATCTCACACCTACAGTAGATGACATAATACAAGCGCTCAATGGAGCCAGGTTCTTCTCAAAACTGGATTTAAACTGTGGATATCATCAGCTGGAACTGGAGCCATCATCACGATATATCACAACATTCTCCACTCATGTAGGACTGCGACGTTATAAAAGACTGAGTTTCGCAGTTTCCTCTGCAGCAGAGGTATTTCAAAATGCCATTCAGCAAGCCCTGGATGGTATCCCAGGAGTCATTAATCTGAGTGATGACATTCTGGTGTTTGGTAGAACAAAAGCTAGTCATGATCAAGCTCTAAGGACAACATTTCAACGACTTAAGGAGAAGAACCTGACTCTTAACAAGGCCAAATGCTTTTACGCACAAAACACTTTAGATTTCTTCGGATACACATTCTCAGATGGCGGTTTCTCTCCTGATCCCAAGAAAGTTCAGGCATTACATGATGCTGCGGCCCCAACCAACGCCAGCGAGGTCCGCAGTCTTCTCAGCATGGCAAACTACAGTGCCCGCTTCATCAAAGATTTTGCCACTATAACTCAACCTTTGAGGGAacttacaaaaaaacatgttcactGGACTTGGACAGAGAAACATCAGAAGTGCCTTGATAAAATGAAACAAAGTCTAACAAGTGATGCTGTCATGACCTATACTGACCCTTACAAACTAACTGAACTGGTGGTTGATGCAAGTCCTGTGGTTCTTGGGGCCGTGTTGGCACAGAGAATGGGCCCACATGAACCAGCCAGAGTGATAAGCTATGCAAGCAGAGCCTTGTCACTCATTGAACAAAAGTATTCACAAACTGAACACGAGGCTCTTGCCATTGTGTGGGGCTGTGAACATTTTCACATGTATCTTTATGGGGCACCATTCACCCTTGTCAGTGACCACAAACCTTTGGAATGGATTTTCAATAATCCCAAATCCAAGCCGCCTGCTCGTATAGAACGTTGGTGTCTACGTCTTCAGCCTTACAACTACACAGTCCGTTACAAGTCTGGCAAGGACAACCCAGCGAATTATATGTCACGCCACCCCACACATGTTTCACATGGCTTTCAGGAAGTTTCTAACATCGAACAACAAGTGGAAGAATATGTGAACTTCCTTACTGCAAACGCCGTCCCTAAGGCAATGACATTAACAGAAATTCAGAATGCAACCACAGCGGACCCCACTCTATGCAAATTCATCCAATTAATCAAAGGAGGCTCATGGGAGTGGtttgaaaaacaggattttgcTGATGGAGTTGATGTTGCTGCAATTAAATCATTCCATAAAATCAAAGATGAACTGACAGTAACCGCAACTGATGACACTGTACTGCATGGCACAAAGATTGTTATCCCTCTTTCTTTACAAGTCAGGGCAATATCACTTGCACACGAAGGCCACCAGGGGTTAGTCAAAACAAAGAAACTGATAAGGGAGAAAGTTTGGTTCCCTGGCATTGACAGACAGGTAGAAATCATGATAGCTGAGTGCATCCCATGTCAGGCCGTTGTGCCCAATCACATACAAGAACCTCTCTGCATGTCTGAACTGCCTTCATCACCATGGGAAATAGTTGTTGTAGACTTTTGTGGTCCGTTCCCCTCAGGTGATTACCTTTTGGTGGTCATTGATGAATACTCCAGATATCCAGAGGTGGAGATTCTGCAGTCCACGTCAGCCAGAGCCACAATTCCTAAATTAGACAAAATATTCTCGACACTAGGAATTCCGCTGGAGGTCAAAACAGATAATGGTCCACCCTTCCAAAGCTCAGAATTTGCAGATTTTGCAACGTATCTAGGTTTCAGACATAGGAAGATTACTCCACTCTGGCCTCAGGCTAATGCAGAGGCTGAACGCTTTATGCGTACCCTTGAAAAGGCCATATGTGCTACACATGTGGAAGGCCGCCCATGGAAACAGACTCTATACGCATTCCTACGCAATTACCATGCCACGCCTCATTGCTCCACTGGAATGGCTCCTGCTGATGTGCTGTTTGGGAGGCCCCTTCGAATCAACCTACCCGGATCTCCTCTTTCCTTCCAGTCTCTGACAGATGTACCTCTACGACAAGTGGATGCCCTGGCAAAGAACTTTATGAAACAAAATGCTGACTGGATGCGACGTGCTGCTCCGGTGGCTCTGAGAGTGGGCGACGTAGTCTTGTGTCGTCAAAAGAAGGAAGGGAAGCTATGCCCTACCTACAATTCCCAGCCATACAAGGTTATTGCTGCTGAAGGTTCCATGGTGACAGACAAACGCAATAATCATGTCATCACCAGAAATTCATCTCACTTCAAGACTCTACCAGAAAATGCAAATCACTTCTCTCATTCGTGTGGTTTGAAGGTCATGAGTGGTGGACGAGATGCCATGAACTGGACTGAAACTCTTCCGGAACAAACCCCAGAGGACTTAGCCCCTGACCCCCCTGGGTCACAGTCACCTGTTCTTAGATACCCAGTCAAGATGAATAGAGGACCCCATCACAACTCACTGAGGACTTAG